The proteins below come from a single Tsuneonella deserti genomic window:
- a CDS encoding L,D-transpeptidase family protein codes for MDAMIKWIGGATAAIALGLAGAAFFTGAWSPAPARAPGAPYAETASSPSLVDSRPATKTATPAAAAPFTVKRILPIAGPIKYGEWHWDEAGIPDGPIVMTVDLDARVLSVFKGGYEIGAATVLVGTDEYPTPLGTFPILAKQRHNKSEKYGGAPMPWSMFLTSDGVAIHGGHVVENGYASHGCISAPDEFVSRIFAIARPGDKVIVTRGETMKLGDPIV; via the coding sequence ATGGACGCGATGATCAAATGGATCGGCGGCGCAACGGCAGCCATAGCGCTCGGCCTTGCAGGCGCTGCTTTTTTCACTGGAGCATGGTCGCCTGCCCCTGCCCGCGCCCCCGGGGCTCCCTACGCCGAAACCGCCTCCTCCCCGTCCCTTGTCGATTCAAGGCCGGCAACGAAAACTGCCACGCCAGCCGCCGCCGCTCCGTTTACCGTGAAGCGCATCCTGCCCATCGCAGGACCGATCAAGTACGGCGAATGGCATTGGGATGAGGCAGGCATTCCCGATGGCCCGATCGTGATGACTGTCGACCTCGATGCGCGGGTTCTCTCGGTGTTCAAAGGTGGCTACGAGATCGGCGCCGCGACGGTGCTGGTGGGCACTGACGAATATCCGACCCCGCTTGGAACCTTTCCCATCCTCGCCAAGCAGCGCCACAACAAGTCGGAGAAATACGGCGGGGCGCCGATGCCTTGGTCCATGTTCCTCACCAGTGACGGGGTCGCCATCCACGGTGGCCACGTGGTGGAGAATGGCTATGCCAGCCACGGCTGCATCTCCGCTCCGGACGAATTCGTCTCCCGCATCTTCGCGATCGCGAGGCCCGGGGACAAGGTCATCGTCACGCGCGGCGAGACGATGAAACTGGGCGATCCGATCGTCTGA
- the tilS gene encoding tRNA lysidine(34) synthetase TilS — protein MAVSGGPDSLALLLLAHAALPERVIAATIDHGLRFEAAAEARKVAGICEAIGVPHETVRVILASGNLQHRARDARYEALCRSFGSRGAGVFATAHHADDQAETMLMRLNRGSGLAGLAGIRERAVMEACDPSTRFLVVRPLLNWRREELARIVSSAGMDPVSDPSNEDERFDRVRVRQALSALPWLDPLAIARSAAHLQEAESAVEEAVAQAACKAIVREGEVTWLLSGHSSLIELELVAGILREHGANVPRSAVARMIAQLRSDGHASLGGVIARRARHRADETAQLDAWRFEREPPRRA, from the coding sequence GTGGCGGTTTCCGGAGGCCCCGACAGCCTCGCGCTACTCCTGCTGGCCCACGCCGCGCTGCCCGAACGCGTAATCGCCGCGACCATCGATCATGGCCTGCGTTTCGAGGCGGCAGCGGAAGCCCGCAAGGTCGCCGGCATCTGCGAGGCGATCGGGGTCCCGCACGAGACGGTTCGGGTCATCCTCGCGTCCGGCAACCTGCAGCATAGGGCCCGGGATGCCCGTTACGAGGCGCTGTGCCGGTCCTTCGGAAGCCGCGGCGCCGGCGTATTCGCAACCGCCCATCACGCGGACGACCAGGCCGAGACGATGCTTATGCGGCTCAATCGGGGCAGTGGCTTGGCGGGACTTGCGGGGATCAGGGAGCGGGCGGTCATGGAAGCCTGCGATCCCTCGACGAGGTTTCTTGTCGTCCGCCCGCTGCTGAACTGGCGCCGCGAAGAACTTGCCCGGATCGTTTCTTCCGCAGGAATGGATCCCGTGTCGGACCCGTCCAACGAAGACGAGCGCTTCGACCGGGTGCGGGTTCGGCAGGCGCTGTCCGCGCTGCCTTGGCTCGACCCGCTGGCAATCGCGCGCAGCGCGGCCCACCTGCAGGAGGCCGAGAGCGCGGTGGAGGAAGCGGTGGCGCAAGCAGCCTGCAAGGCGATCGTCCGCGAGGGCGAGGTCACGTGGCTCCTCAGTGGTCACTCCTCGCTCATCGAGCTTGAACTGGTGGCCGGCATCCTGCGCGAACACGGCGCGAACGTACCGCGATCGGCAGTGGCCCGCATGATTGCGCAACTCCGCAGCGACGGACATGCGTCACTGGGCGGAGTAATCGCCCGGCGAGCGCGGCACCGTGCTGATGAAACGGCCCAGCTCGATGCCTGGCGGTTCGAGCGGGAGCCGCCGCGCCGCGCCTGA